ttgaataataACAACTgaagaaaataatatgaatatatgttgagttatttgaatgtttacttaaaatgtaatatttaatatctataattatttaaaaaattgtaataacgtaaaaatattaaaatatatatatttaactaattaattaatacgcaTCAATCAATCAGTTAAGCGCTTAAACAAACCAGCATGCAGGTAACAAAAGTTTTACCAAAGCAGATAAGCAACTTGTATAATCAAATGAAAAAGGAATAAACGAATTTGTATGTTGacggataaaattaaataatttaagaaaactgTTGCGCTATTGATTTCCGAAcaaatgaaaagtaaaattGTACGCCTCTTTTATCTAGGCTGGATCCatgttgtgtttatttaaaagtataaattaaagtataaggtacaagtatataagtaaatattatactaaattgACAATGTGTagtaatataactttattaacataagaaataacaacattaaatgcttaaatatatatatacaaatatgaactaaaactagttacctactgtataaatcttgacggcgtggaatggtggcaagaatgctagcagcatttccccgttgaatcgcaattccgatcctctgggcaaaaaacgaaccagccctcctgtcaccagtggaggcaatgaggcgaggtgttatacttttgatgaagctttttgcaccactactccaagggccaagcgtttcgacatgTGTAGTTGAATATAGATTCTATTACCACCATCTTGGACGATGCCCCGCGGCTGTTCCTAAGCCAGCcaggatatttaaaataagagtgACAACGACTTAGAGTTTCcaagtcaataaatattaagtccGTATcgtttgaacatttttttttcattttaatcttcattctttaaattaaaatacactcATTTTACAATTCTGACAATTCCAGACAGTTTTATTGCTCTTAAATATCGtgtctgttattttttattaatattagcaaCGGCTAGTTTACAAagccaataatttattttcatgtccctataaataaatagtaaaagtaaaaagtaaagtaacagcctgtacatttcccactgctgagataaggcctcctcttccattaaggagagggtttggaacatattccaccacgctgttccaatgcgggttggtggaatgcacatgtggcagaatttcgatgaaattagacacatgcaggtttcctcacgatgttttccttcaccgccgagcacgagatgaattataaacacaaattaagcacatgaatcagcggtgcttgcctgggtttgaacccgcaaccatcggttaagatgcacgcgttctaaccactgggccatctcgactcaaataaatatttaagcctATTTCAACCACAAGAGGATAAAAGCCAAATGAACATCATTTGACActgaattgacgcgatatcattggtcagCTTGaattatctatgatattcattatggattttagaaagaatgaattttaaaacgtcgacgaaactgttatggAAATTTTGGAAGAAAATTATAGTAGATACAAGTGCAAaaatgttgtattacaaataaatacataaaaaacaagaatagttaaaattaaaatcaaaatattctttcaatTCAAGCTCATAAAAGCATTTGAACAATTTTTCGTTATGTTGCACAGTATTGAACGAAGTGTAAAGCTACCATCGCCTCGGAAAGTAGGttaatagcaaaaaaaaaataaaataatctttacatagCTTAAAGGATCTAAGATTATCTCcaaataaattcgattatttttgttattaaaattttattattcacaagtcaacataaaaatatattcacagtaaACACCAAAGAATGTCCAGTCTTCTCTCCTTTATTTTTCCGTTGCTATAGTTACACAATTAAAGTCATAATGTGACTATGGCCAGTTATAACTCATggattatgaatttaaaaacttattattgtatttttagaaccagaagtaggttaacctctaaaacaattatctttaatttaaaataactatcaatctaccacaatagaataacatttagtgtacaacacaaataaccatcaataatcacattacaccgtaataatcctattcgcgatctcaatctgtaatcatataaataaaataaataaaataataaaaatgtaatctcccgccttttttttaaagggaagttgtgtgacttgacgcagatgttgcttgtttattccaacagtatatattacatagtattaaataaatacatcataatatgatatattggCTAATTAACCTTACATAGATAgcaaatgtaaatatatcaaaagattaatgaaatgataaagtattaaatatttaaaaatatatctactataCTACGCTCTTTCAGTGGGGCTATATTTCAggaataatctttaaatttaccaataaaacaagaacattttatagcaaaaagtaacattaaagcaatataattagaaattattaaacacgtatttaaatagtgttaacataattatgtaGGTTTTAAATACTGCACCAATCGGAAACAAAGTAGGAATTATGAgataataatgattacaaaataataagcaCCAAGATCACACAAAAACAGTAATGTCTGCCCAGTCTTGGTTTTTTTtggcttaatataaaataataatataaaaaaaaatccacaaaCATTTTACTTGCATCTTGTTCTGATATTTCGCAAAACAAAAATCctgtttaatttatgaataacgTTGAAATTCCATTCACGTagggaaataaattattaaaagaggTATACTTTTTCAGAACCGGTGATAAATGATGGCGACTACACAGTTTACGTCGGCCGCTGGACCGAGTGCTCCAAGGGGGATGGGGACCTCGCTAAAACCATTAAAACGTAAAGTATTTCACATTACTATGGTATACATAGAGTAAACTAATCGCTTCTTCATTCAGTTTCGAATTTCATCTTTCTAACTACAATGAACAAAGACATTCATACTCCACTCCCACTTGCCGCCCTGGAAATTGGAATAATTAGCAAACAGgtatcattataattaaccatctgttccaaatttgaagtttctaaACTCTGTAGTTTTGACTATGTGTTGAACATAAGCTGGGgcaaacaattttataagtataaaagattaagttaaatagattttaatgttatttacaaattcaATAGTTCCGATATTACCGAAACTAAAATGCTAAATCGATGAAATAATGTTCTCCATCAAAGtgtatgtaaaacaaatatctttattttgtatatacaatCTACTAAGCAATTTTATCTcttcagaaattttaataaagttgtgCTATACAGGTATAATAGCCGACCAGAAGCTGATTCCTTAGTACACACGCCGCGTCTGGGCTTACAGAGGAGGCAAGTCCAGTGCCGCAGAAAGGATGGGCAGTTTGTAGAGCCcttgtaagtatattttaattgcgaaatatttatattggcattttagcgtaataatatataatacatagtatataaacatttaaataaaggcGTTTATGAATTTttcggagtcgagatggcccagtggttagaacgcgtgcatcttaaccgatgattgcgggttcaaacccaggcaagcaccactgattcatgtgcttaatttgtctttataattcatctcgtactcggcggtgaaggaaaacatcgtgaggatacctgcatgtgacaaatttcatagaaattctgccacatgtgtattccaccaacccgcagtggaacagcgtggtggaatatgttccaaaccctctccttaatggaagaggaggccttatctcagcagtgggaaatgtacaggctgttactttactttactttactttatgaatttttaagttttataaaactttgcATTCAATTGACAAAAAATAACCTACTGCTTAAAAATACGAATAACGGAAAAACTTTATACAACTCGCATATAGGAGAATTCATTGGAATTATTACTTTCATATAAGTTGAGAAACGATCAAAGTTTGCTATTCAGCGCAGAAACTTATAGACAAACCGAAGTTTTAAGTGGATAGTCCCaccaaagaaaataaatctacAATCAGACCATAATGAAACCCGATTAAGCAAACGAAAGTTTGCTAACATTGAAACGACTGgagaataaaatgtatgttcaAGATTTTAAATTCCAGTTTGTTTCTAATAGTACTGACAACAtatatgaagtaaataaaaatggcaaacgatatacatatattaagcaagtaatacaataaataatcagcagcatattcatattaaaacagATTCATAAAgttgtataatatatctttatacatactatataaaatataaaaatcaaagatattatgctgttattttataaaatactagcaaaatctaaaatttataaatcaaacttTCTGACCCACGTTTTACCATCTTAGGAAAGGAGTTTCGTAAAATTCTTAGCGGATATCTACACCCTCCTATAAGGAACCCACTTgcaaaatttcaagtttgtaagtGTTGTAGATTCTGAGATTGCTTGATTTATCAGTGAGCGGTTTTTCActttaatgtatatgtatattttaaaatatttatgtcaaaacttttaaaCGTATAGGTTCAAATTATTTCTCTTAACTCAGCAGTTAAGTGATTAAGTGTTTAATTCCATATATTCCAATAAGTAACGGTGTATAATATTAAAGCTATGAATCTCTCTCCAGCCGCTGTAACGCACGTTTTATACATGAGTCCCGTTTACTATGATCGATTCCGATTATAACCTTACAGCGTATCTATAGCGGGCTGTTACCAACGAAATGGCATCTTAATATTCATCTTGAAACTCGAGCTAAGTAGATCAGCACGTTCGCGACTAGCATTTTTACGACACATCTTTTTTAAACTGGGGCATTGCCGCGGGTATATTGATCGATTGCCTCTTCTTTCCATTTTAATGACACTATTTCAAacaatgtttcatttaaatgtatattatacatttactgACAATGGAGTGGTTGCCACAAATCGCAAGCTTGATCATGAGCTCGAATATTAGGAAGAAAAAGGAATCAACAGCACTATTTTCACAgtggatttatattttaaattgtgttatACTTTATCCAAATCGCTTTAGAATCGCTTTTAAAtcatgttataaatacattttgtcaattctaagaaaaaatattcCTGACTTAAAATGTAAATGCTCCCTGGAACACCTACGACAACCTTAAGCTCATTTTGAGTGCAACACATTTAGTTACAATTTGTGGAAATTTAACATAACAACTTGATGTCAGAAAGATGCCAATATATGTACGAGTACATCCCTGTACCTCAGTAAGCATGTGAAACCGTTGGACATACGCCTACGAAATCTATCTCATCCTGTCGGACTGCCGTAAAAATAAAAGAGTTTGCACCGAGTAATACTATAATGAACCTTATAAGATACAAATACAATTGATTGAGCACGGCTGCCAAGTGTGAACCAAGAAGGgtgttacttatatttaaatttctaacgCAACATTATTTTCAGATACTGTGGCATTGCTATTGCGAACATCGGAACAACGCGAGTTTGTGTGATGCATGAAGACTGTACTCTAGCAGAATGGCTACCATGGCGTCCACGATCAGATGGGGCTCTTGTGCGGACTCGGCGACTACGTAGACTGCcacaaggttttttttaaatattatgtctattttaatcaatatcatattcatttttaagtatgtacatttttaaaaagtaccAAGTTACTCTAGAAAATCTGTATATACCTGAACTTCTTATATAAGTAACATTTGTATTGTATctcaatattataataggtGGTGGTAAAGAATGTGAAGTGGTGGAAGAAGTACGTCCTGCTGTGCTAGAAGCAAGCGCCCATTGGACTCCAGGACCCTGGGGCTCTTGTCGCGTTGCAATTGAACAACCGACAGCTTTAGCACCCTGTAAGTGTTTCAAATGTTATgtgataaatttatacatacatacatatacatattttattccaGGTGTTTATTTTCTCAATGGTCtctttattaaatagatatttaaacaaaattatatctaccaaataaaatattaagccttgaaaaagaaacaaaattttatttagcagacgacgacgacgacgatgCCGACGACAACGACGCCATCTACGACGAGGACGATGACGAAACGGATGAGAACGATAAAGATAGCGAGGCGAGTTGCGGCGGTGGCGTGCAAAGGCGTGAGGCAACGTGTGTACGCGCTGACGGACGAGCGTTACATCCTGTTCAATGTGCGCATGCGCAGATGCCCACGCTAGTTCAACCTTGCGAGGTATGGATGGACCATGCTATAAACaagtagtaaaaaaattatagtatgaATCAGCTTAGTATGGATTTTTATGGCGAAAGTAATTGTTTCCGTCTTAAACTCTATTAGCTTGGATAAGAATGTCGACCCATTTCCGccaaatagttataatatttcaatgtttgTATTAGGTACCTTGCCCACGAGACTGCGAAGTAGGGGAGTGGAGTGAGTGGGGAGCTTGTCAGCCAACCGATGGTTGTCCTTTATTCCCCGTTCAGCAACTTACCACAACAGGTACAGTCATGTTGTTTTAAAAGCTGGTCCAGAAGAGGCACccctataatattaataactataaaaataaatcatccaTAAAAATGACTAATTTCAAAttccatatatttataaatcaagttTGCTTCTTTCTAATCATTGATAGCCGAATTGTTATATGGATTTCTTATAAAaggtcaatattaaattaaaacaggtTATAGCGTCCGTCGACGTCGTGTAACGGCAGCAGCGTCAGGGGGCGGAGCGCCATGTCCACCTCTCGAAGAGAAACGTACTTGTACCACACCCCGATGTGCGGCGTGGAAAGCCTTACCATGGGGCCCCTGTGTGCTCACTCAGCCTCACACAACATGTGGGCCAGGACGGCGTACGAGAGAACTTCGTTGTATTGGTCATGACGGAGTAAGTTGCACACTTTATTATcacaaaattctaaaaatgGCAAGAATGACACACTGATGCAAACAGTGATGAGCAAAGCATCGTTAGCATAAGACTCCAGTATACTGTAGTATATCGGTGCTGAACACTCGagctgaatattaattttactgaattaaaagaatttataaccaaaataccaaaataattttgatttgaaagatAAAAATTTAGAAAGATTTCTTCTAAACGAACTTTCCTGATTTAGTGAATATGATCATAAGTTCATACTGGCTTTTGAGTTTTGgaagactttattttttatatttttaataaggttCCATGTGGTAAGTTTGAATCGATACTTGCTCAGTCTACAAAAAGctttttttagattaaaaagtCGATTTAATCCTTTCTCAACCGTATTCAGCACCAGACAGCTAGGAAAAACGGAAGCATTTCATTAAACGAACATTAGTGTTTAGTCATCATTCCATATCATCGTGACCTTTTCACTATTGTCAGCGCACCTTTTTACCATCCCTTCTTCGCAACTTCCAAACAACCGAAAAGTATTTGTAATTCTAGGTACAAGATTAATGTTTCTGTGGAAAACTTCGCAAAAAGCTAATTCTAGTTAATTAAATCGGCTGTAAAACGTTCCACCACCATTTAGTTAATCTTTTTGTGATAAGCTAAAAAGAATAGAATCAGCTCATGGAGGTTGAAATTTGAGATCTAATGGATGATGCTTACTTCAACCCATATACACCATAACCCTCTTACACGTCTCTTGTTTAACATTACGTTCTACACGATTAATACTGCCTTAAAGATAGATAACAGTATATTAtgcaatacaaaatattcttcCTTCCAAGTCCTTTCGATCTTCCAGCGTGACGCCTAAGCATTTCATGTACTGAAAatctgtatattatgtattatggcAACGCGTAAACCCTTTGTGAACCAATACATAGGCCCAATGTCTGTCAAGCACTGCATATAAGCAATACTGGAAGCCTAACAtctaaaagtaataaacatttaaatgtaacgTAAGATTAGTTATTAATGATTACTCATATCACACATATTCCTTATCTCccgttactttaaataattttctggatgacaattgtaataaaaactataattgtTGATcaacatcaaataataatattaaatattaaatatctttttttagcTATGTATATGTTTAGGCCCGTTcgttaaacaaataacattgtTATTATGATTCCTCCATCATCAGAAAGAAGCCCAGCGCGCATGGTGCGGAAATGGCGCTCCGCCGCGCAGTGAGCGTTGCCGCATCGCGTGCGCGGGCGACTGCGTGGTGTCGTCGTGGGGCGCGTGGTCGCCTTGTGCTGCGCCCTGCGTCGCGCCCGCACACTCGCGCCCCACGCGCACGCGCCGCCGACACGTCCTGGCGCACGCCGCACCCAGTCAGTACACTCTAGAATTCtggttatatataaaaatcttacaCGTCATTTCATATCTAAACACATTTGTAAAATCCTGTCatcttatatttactttattattttttaaaaacaagtgtCTATTAAACTTAATAGCAACCTATTCAAGATAAGtaagtttgtattttaaaaaaaattcaaaaccgTACTAGGAATAATGTCACCTGAAAAGTATTAGTGATATAGATTTAGATACATATGTAATGAAAATGCTTTTGCAATAGACGGATGGCCATGCCCCTTAGAAGACCAGCTCATACAGAACGAAACTTGCAACACACACGCATGTGCTACTTACTCTTGGCTGGCCACGCCTTGGGGGCCGTGTGAGCGAAGGCGGCAGGACTATATGCCTTCTACCAACTATACAGACTTACTGGTAAGCTAAACTTATACATTGTACCAATAACTAGACTTAAACGGAACTTTGCGATGCACCGGGCAATAGCCATAAATATAGGAATCAGTCGAGCATCTATTTTCaggaaattataaacaaattatcctTTTGAGAGAATTACATTCAATCAATAAATCTTCCGTATGTCTCTTTGACTGATATTCCCAACCAAAAGCCGAAATCTTGATTATAATAAACGAGCacccttattttatttttaagtaacaaCAATTTTAGACCCCTAATCTTCTAATcttgtataaaacatatttaaagctACTCTCcctaaataatttatagcatttttttattttattcaggaCGGTGAACCATTTAATGAAAGCGATGATGAAGAACCCTGCATAGAGGAAGGAGAAATGACTAGAGACGTTATGTGTGTGCAAAACAACGCAGACGTCGTTCGTGAATCTTTGTAAGttgattttatactttaataaaaaaaaaaacacaaaatattgtACTATGTTTTGCAGAAATTCTGACtcctatttaaatttttttttatattaattttatatataaaaagttccTTATTGTTTCTTATTGACAAGTAGGTATATGAACCgaacaattatttatgttttagtattataataggTTTGTAATCTTAATACCTCTTTCCTCTTTGTTTCTATGGCAAAGTTACTTGTGTAAGgtgaaaatatataagtaaaaaatatatgcactATATCAGTATAGCAATAAGTATGAAGGAGTAAAATGAATAGTTATAGGGGGCATCCATTTATACTGATAATGTGTCCTCCAGGTGTGCTCCTCTTCGTCGACCGGCATCACGACGCGCCTGTACAGTACGCTGCAAGCGAGGCTGTAGAGTAGAAGCCTGGATGCCATGGTCACCGTGCCCTAATACTTGTGGTACAAATTTCCTTCAAATCACACAAATAAAACTCTAACTTCATAGATATAATGctatatcaatataattgcaataaaattcaagactaaaataaaacaatcattcaATGTTCTTCTTTACCTTTAAAGATGTATCAGCTTGAATgttacctatattaaatattactattaagtGTTCAGTGATACTTGATGGtgaaacttttacaataaataaataaataaataaataatacttagctCAAATTCAAGACCAATAtgatctatacttatattataaatgtgaaagtaactctatctgtctgtcgctctttcactacctaactgctgaaacgaatttgatgaaatttagtatgacgcaaatgtaaaaaagataaaaacaaggaaggatataggctacttttttgcttaacacatggcaaccaaacccctaaaacgcaaatTAAGTCGCGAGCgagtagtatttaatataatacgttttataatttataattaaaatcagttGCTGATACCATTTTATCATTCATCAGATCCAGGGAAACAAGTTCGAGTTCGGACAGTACACGGTGGACCTAATTGCGGTCCCCTGCAAGAGACTCGGGACTGTCCGGTGGCACGCTCGTGTCGCTCGCGGGACGCCTCGTGGGTCGCTGGGGAGTGGAGCACATGCCGGCTGCCGCCAGATCAACGTTGTGGAGTGGGCTATAGGTTGAGAAGTAAGTGAACGAATTTATGCATTTACTAGATTAGTATTCTACTGCACGTACGAGATATGCGTAAACATAAATAGATTTGTCATATATTTCCGTTAAATTTCAGAGGAACtgtcgaaataattaaaaaaaaaactaagcaaaTAATTAacttgatatatataatatagggtAGAAATACTGATGGTAACTGGGTAGTTTCCATCcaccaataatatatttaatatttaaatgactcCGGCTAAAAAACATATTGGAAATATGAGAAATGGTTGTGTTTTCGTGGGTGAATGTCTAAGGGCAGTATTGTCCAATCACCATCAGATCGCTCATGCCCGTACATTTTACCGTAATTGAACGATCATAATTTACTAATTACCCACTAATTTCTTTTTCCCGTACATAGGTATATGGTGCGGGTCAGATTCCCATCGCGTAGAGGCAGGCGCGTGCGCAGGTCAGTTGGTGCCGCCCGGTGTCGCCGCCTGCACTGTATCCTGCGACTCCTTCGTGATACTCACGTGTGATGCTATTTGCGCCGATCCTCTCAAGTATGTATTAAACATCATGTTTATTGAATCAAAACCTTATATATTATCtagatttattgtaaaattggaCTGTTTACTTTTATCTTAGGTATTTAGATGCTTCTGATCCCGATGTTCCGTCATGCATTTGCAAAAATGTAACGTTGGAACTTCTCCCAGCCGACTCAGACTGCATACTTCCTCCGgggtaattattataaatatcctTCATTACAATACCAAGACAtattctacaaaaaatattttcctataTATCATTGCAGCATTGAATGCGGTGAGGGAAGATCTTTGAGAGCAGCTCGGTGTTTGGTCGGAGGTCGGGATGTACCGATGGATGTATGCAAGAAATATCATCCCCTCACAGGTACGTCATTGATTTAATTtctcattaatttaattgttaaaattgaaaaataaatattacaatacgtCCAGGTCGATAATTTAACGTGATATAttgattgagctgagatggcccagtggttaaacgcgttcatcttaaccgatgattgcgggtacgggcaagcaccactatatatatgtgctgaatttgtgtttataatttatctcgtgctcggcggtgaaggaaaacatcgtgaggaaacctgcatgtgtctaatttcatcgaaattgtgctttccaccaacccgcattggaaaccccttccaaaccctctccttaatggaaaaggaggccttatctcaggattgggaaatgtacaggctgtcactttacttttatacttgATTGCTATATGGCGATggtatattaactattttttttttcatatacaacAGTAAAAGTTCAAAAtgaataacgtttttttttattatgtagttCAATTAAAGTTGTTAATTGTTTCAGGACCTCGTCGCGTTCGTGAAGCAGCAACTGACGGATTCACATATGATGAAGAATTTGGCTCTCTTCTGCGAGGAACGTGCACCGTGCGCTGTGCCCGAGACTGTGCCGTTGGGGCTTGGGCGGCTTGGGGCCCCTGTGCTGCTGAGCCTGGCTCCAGGGCTGCTTTCAGATTTAGAACTAGGTACACTTAATAATTGAAGCTCATCTATACCAGACTTTAAATTTCTGAATTACTAGCGACCGAGCCCGGCTTAAAATGCTAatactactaaatatactgcagaatgccTTAAAATTTCACAGTTTTAAGGCATTTACtactatattgtataatatatacatataaacctccCTCTTGGATAAGTCTAATTACTAAACAAACCGCATCGAAATACGTTGCGTGCATGCATAGGGACAGACGGCGGTGAGCGACTTTATTTCACACTACATAATGATAatggaatattaataatgtgaCTTGTGCTGACAGAGAGGTGATAGAAGAAGGATCGGGGGGCGGTCGCGAATGCGGCGCGACGTTGCAGCGCGCGACTTGTGTGGTGCCGGAGCCGCGCTGGGAGCTCAGCGAGTGGTCGGTGTGCGCGCCGCGACACGCGCTGTGCGGCCGCGCCATCATCAACCGCACCGTGGAGTGAGTCCGATAcagataaatatactataacatTCGATAAGGACTTAAGATACAAtgcacataaatataatatttatgttcattTACTTAAGGCCGCATATCATGCTcatcaaaatttaaacataGTAAGGGTAAATTAATTGATCCGTCAAAGTGATCAGTCATCACTTTCTACACAGCTACTCAGCAGTATTTAGTGGTAATTTAGCACATTTTTCAGGTACTTCAAAAACCTTGAAGATTTGATAATAGAAGTAACGTACATTTACTGTAAACCGGCGACTAAAATTTGGATATATGCTTTTACCTATATGTctaattgtatttatgttatataacacaaaaatataagtaggtaatttggaaataaatcaGAACAACTCTataattactttacaaaaaatgACGTTATCATTTAAGATACCTACATATTTccttaaaaaattaagaaatttctTCATTGTCTAAAATATCATTATTCCTCAAATAGATGTATAGATGCAGATGGAAACAAACTGGACGATGTGACATGCGAGACTTCGGGTGCGGGACCCGCGCCATCCCGGGAAGCGACTTGTCGCGCACCGTGTCCCGCGGATTGCGTTGTCAGCACTTGGTCAGAATGGAGTCCTTGTGAACAGGTATTTCCTGAACCCACTGGTTTTGTTAGAGAGATTAGACATGTTTCAAATGATACGAAGGCACTTTTCCAGTAATTGGTCACTTATAGGATCGCGCTTTGCCTAGAGATAAATAAGTAGGCTAAGTCAACAAGACGAAGGTATAGAGAATGATAAACCCACAGACGAAGTGGGGGGGCCGGCGCGACCGCACTCGCGTCGTGCTTCGCGCGGCGGACGAGGGCGGCGCCGCGTGCCCGCACCTCGTTGCCGCCGAACCGTGTGCGCCGCATTCCTACTCCTGGCACGTGGCGCCCTGGGACGACTGTCAGCCTCTAGGTTAGCTACAAACAAATCAATTACCCtgatcattattaatttatgtcatatactagaaaaatctttaaaaaaatttttaggtGGTTCGCCATGCGGAGAGGGAACTAAGAAAAGATCGGTAC
This window of the Vanessa cardui chromosome 5, ilVanCard2.1, whole genome shotgun sequence genome carries:
- the LOC124544559 gene encoding thrombospondin type-1 domain-containing protein 7A-like, whose protein sequence is MTLLLLLVTLTAVAADEATDPKGLLESTPEPVINDGDYTVYVGRWTECSKGDGDLAKTIKTYNSRPEADSLVHTPRLGLQRRQVQCRRKDGQFVEPLYCGIAIANIGTTRVCVMHEDCTLAEWLPWRPRSDGALVRTRRLRRLPQGGGKECEVVEEVRPAVLEASAHWTPGPWGSCRVAIEQPTALAPSDDDDDDADDNDAIYDEDDDETDENDKDSEASCGGGVQRREATCVRADGRALHPVQCAHAQMPTLVQPCEVPCPRDCEVGEWSEWGACQPTDGCPLFPVQQLTTTGYSVRRRRVTAAASGGGAPCPPLEEKRTCTTPRCAAWKALPWGPCVLTQPHTTCGPGRRTRELRCIGHDGKEAQRAWCGNGAPPRSERCRIACAGDCVVSSWGAWSPCAAPCVAPAHSRPTRTRRRHVLAHAAPNGWPCPLEDQLIQNETCNTHACATYSWLATPWGPCERRRQDYMPSTNYTDLLDGEPFNESDDEEPCIEEGEMTRDVMCVQNNADVVRESLCAPLRRPASRRACTVRCKRGCRVEAWMPWSPCPNTCDPGKQVRVRTVHGGPNCGPLQETRDCPVARSCRSRDASWVAGEWSTCRLPPDQRCGVGYRLRSIWCGSDSHRVEAGACAGQLVPPGVAACTVSCDSFVILTCDAICADPLKYLDASDPDVPSCICKNVTLELLPADSDCILPPGIECGEGRSLRAARCLVGGRDVPMDVCKKYHPLTGPRRVREAATDGFTYDEEFGSLLRGTCTVRCARDCAVGAWAAWGPCAAEPGSRAAFRFRTREVIEEGSGGGRECGATLQRATCVVPEPRWELSEWSVCAPRHALCGRAIINRTVECIDADGNKLDDVTCETSGAGPAPSREATCRAPCPADCVVSTWSEWSPCEQTKWGGRRDRTRVVLRAADEGGAACPHLVAAEPCAPHSYSWHVAPWDDCQPLGGSPCGEGTKKRSVRCLRSDGLFVNDSYCPNATATEARESWCYVPCGVDCEVGEWGAWDASACSCGDASTARHMRRIRQHLTMAVWPGRACPATEQHAPCPRQPCLRLVARPLLGCHVQTSSGEEAETACGWGVKLSHARCELTSVTDEPASDAYLEPWRCASALPGRIVAPPLHHQEDEDCEVECGCKESELGQPGPWGSWGPCRGGARSRTRQLLVPPRRACRTSSRYITIEWANCTGDADEIPDLLAVEPHEDKPRRAWLGRGRDVYHDGYLEGSTSVLAVVWTATIILSLYGAFMLYRGILRCIRSRRLKAITKV